Proteins encoded in a region of the Quercus lobata isolate SW786 chromosome 8, ValleyOak3.0 Primary Assembly, whole genome shotgun sequence genome:
- the LOC115955805 gene encoding uncharacterized protein LOC115955805 isoform X1 encodes MMSFQHKGFWMPSNAGCLTNGEMGYDNSSRIEQKRGHQWFMDATGPDLFQNKKQAVDAVIGRPESGGPHMAVFPWDNASGFQSVTGQFNDRLFGSEPLRTINLVDRNISSVDSGNMDIGIKGFENQYGKDPSVGLSMSHTIEDPSSCMGFGGIRKVRVNEVRDSDNCISESMGHSYSRADNGSISMGDTYNKNDENAISLGPKYNTGDENTISMGPTFSKVDNNFISIGFNKGNSSFITMGHNYSKTDDGILSMGQPFDKGDGNFISMGQSYEKGDSSVISLGTSYNKGHENFITMAPTYSKANESFMSISPSYDKRNDHIISMGPTYDKADANIVSMGPSYDKGDSSALSMGHNYNKGEGNTISFGGLRDETNPSGGIISTYDLLMSTQNPAQASHNPDQASQNQAQASQNPAQASDVSGQKDPVESNADPVVNEAPKANSKPDANCRNKEPKTTKKVPPNNFPSNVKSLLSTGMFDGVPVKYVSWSREKNLKGVIKGTGYLCSCDDCDKSKALNAYEFERHANCKTKHPNNHIYFENGKTIYAVVQELKNTPQEMLFDAIQNVTGSPINQKNFRIWKASYQAATRELQRIYGKDEVTLPS; translated from the exons ATGATG TCTTTTCAGCACAAAGGCTTTTGGATGCCCAGTAATGCTGGGTGTCTAACGAATGGAGAGATGGGTTATGATAATTCATCTAGAATTGAACAGAAGCGTGGTCATCAGTGGTTTATGGATGCCACCGGACCAGATCTATTCCAAAACAAGAAGCAAGCAGTAGATGCTGTAATTGGAAGACCAGAGTCTGGAGGTCCACATATGGCTGTTTTTCCATGGGATAACGCATCTGGCTTCCAGTCTGTTACAGGGCAATTCAATGACCGCCTCTTTGGATCTGAGCCTTTACGGACTATCAATCTGGTTGATAGGAATATTTCTTCTGTTGATAGTGGAAACATGGATATAGGAATAAAAGGTTTTGAGAATCAGTATGGAAAAGATCCTTCAGTGGGTTTATCTATGTCACATACCATTGAAGATCCCTCATCGTGTATGGGCTTTGGTGGAATTAGAAAAGTTAGAGTCAATGAAGTTAGGGACTCTGACAATTGCATCTCTGAATCCATGGGACACTCCTACAGTAGGGCTGATAACGGTTCAATTTCTATGGGTGACACCTATAATAAGAACGATGAAAATGCCATATCGTTGGGCCCGAAGTACAATACTGGGGATGAGAATACCATCTCAATGGGCCCCACCTTCAGTAAGGTAGATAACAATTTCATTTCAATTGGCTTCAATAAGGGAAATAGCAGTTTCATAACAATGGGTCACAACTATAGCAAGACAGATGATGGTATATTATCGATGGGTCAGCCCTTCGACAAGGGGGATGGCAATTTTATATCCATGGGTCAGTCATATGAAAAAGGAGATAGCAGTGTCATATCATTGGGTACCTCCTATAACAAGGGGCATGAGAATTTTATTACAATGGCCCCAACATATAGTAAGGCAAATGAGAGTTTTATGTCAATTTCTCCTTCTTATGATAAGAGAAATGATCATATCATATCGATGGGTCCAACCTATGACAAGGCTGATGCCAACATTGTATCAATGGGTCCTTCCTATGACAAAGGAGATTCCAGCGCTTTATCTATGGGTCACAACTATAACAAAGGTGAGGGCAATACCATATCTTTTGGAGGTCTTCGTGATGAGACAAACCCCTCTGGTGGGATCATCAGtacttatgatttattgatgAGTACTCAGAACCCAGCTCAAGCTTCTCATAACCCAGATCAAGCTTCCCAGAACCAAGCTCAAGCTTCTCAGAACCCAGCTCAAGCTTCTGATGTATCAGGCCAGAAGGATCCGGTCGAGTCCAATGCTGATCCAGTTGTAAATGAAGCTCCAAAAGCTAATTCTAAACCCGATGCCAACTGCAGGAATAAGGAGCCAAAGACAACCAAGAAGGTTCCTCCTAACAACTTCCCTTCAAATGTCAAAAGTTTGTTATCAACTGGTATGTTTGATGGAGTCCCTGTGAAGTATGTTTCCTGGTCACGTGAG AAAAATCTTAAAGGAGTTATAAAGGGAACTGGGTATTTGTGTTCCTGTGACGACTGTGACAAATCCAAG GCTCTTAATGCTTATGAGTTTGAGCGTCATGCTAATTGCAAGACCAAACACCCAAATAATCACATTTACTTTGAGAATGGAAAGACCATCTATGCTGTTGTTCAAGAGCTGAAGAACACCCCTCAGGAGATGCTGTTTGATGCAATTCAAAATGTGACAGGTTCTCCAATAAATCAGAAGAATTTCCGGATCTGGAAAG CATCATATCAAGCTGCCACCCGTGAACTTCAGCGCATCTATGGAAAGGATGAAGTTACCTTGCCATCTTGA
- the LOC115955805 gene encoding uncharacterized protein LOC115955805 isoform X2, with protein sequence MSFQHKGFWMPSNAGCLTNGEMGYDNSSRIEQKRGHQWFMDATGPDLFQNKKQAVDAVIGRPESGGPHMAVFPWDNASGFQSVTGQFNDRLFGSEPLRTINLVDRNISSVDSGNMDIGIKGFENQYGKDPSVGLSMSHTIEDPSSCMGFGGIRKVRVNEVRDSDNCISESMGHSYSRADNGSISMGDTYNKNDENAISLGPKYNTGDENTISMGPTFSKVDNNFISIGFNKGNSSFITMGHNYSKTDDGILSMGQPFDKGDGNFISMGQSYEKGDSSVISLGTSYNKGHENFITMAPTYSKANESFMSISPSYDKRNDHIISMGPTYDKADANIVSMGPSYDKGDSSALSMGHNYNKGEGNTISFGGLRDETNPSGGIISTYDLLMSTQNPAQASHNPDQASQNQAQASQNPAQASDVSGQKDPVESNADPVVNEAPKANSKPDANCRNKEPKTTKKVPPNNFPSNVKSLLSTGMFDGVPVKYVSWSREKNLKGVIKGTGYLCSCDDCDKSKALNAYEFERHANCKTKHPNNHIYFENGKTIYAVVQELKNTPQEMLFDAIQNVTGSPINQKNFRIWKASYQAATRELQRIYGKDEVTLPS encoded by the exons TCTTTTCAGCACAAAGGCTTTTGGATGCCCAGTAATGCTGGGTGTCTAACGAATGGAGAGATGGGTTATGATAATTCATCTAGAATTGAACAGAAGCGTGGTCATCAGTGGTTTATGGATGCCACCGGACCAGATCTATTCCAAAACAAGAAGCAAGCAGTAGATGCTGTAATTGGAAGACCAGAGTCTGGAGGTCCACATATGGCTGTTTTTCCATGGGATAACGCATCTGGCTTCCAGTCTGTTACAGGGCAATTCAATGACCGCCTCTTTGGATCTGAGCCTTTACGGACTATCAATCTGGTTGATAGGAATATTTCTTCTGTTGATAGTGGAAACATGGATATAGGAATAAAAGGTTTTGAGAATCAGTATGGAAAAGATCCTTCAGTGGGTTTATCTATGTCACATACCATTGAAGATCCCTCATCGTGTATGGGCTTTGGTGGAATTAGAAAAGTTAGAGTCAATGAAGTTAGGGACTCTGACAATTGCATCTCTGAATCCATGGGACACTCCTACAGTAGGGCTGATAACGGTTCAATTTCTATGGGTGACACCTATAATAAGAACGATGAAAATGCCATATCGTTGGGCCCGAAGTACAATACTGGGGATGAGAATACCATCTCAATGGGCCCCACCTTCAGTAAGGTAGATAACAATTTCATTTCAATTGGCTTCAATAAGGGAAATAGCAGTTTCATAACAATGGGTCACAACTATAGCAAGACAGATGATGGTATATTATCGATGGGTCAGCCCTTCGACAAGGGGGATGGCAATTTTATATCCATGGGTCAGTCATATGAAAAAGGAGATAGCAGTGTCATATCATTGGGTACCTCCTATAACAAGGGGCATGAGAATTTTATTACAATGGCCCCAACATATAGTAAGGCAAATGAGAGTTTTATGTCAATTTCTCCTTCTTATGATAAGAGAAATGATCATATCATATCGATGGGTCCAACCTATGACAAGGCTGATGCCAACATTGTATCAATGGGTCCTTCCTATGACAAAGGAGATTCCAGCGCTTTATCTATGGGTCACAACTATAACAAAGGTGAGGGCAATACCATATCTTTTGGAGGTCTTCGTGATGAGACAAACCCCTCTGGTGGGATCATCAGtacttatgatttattgatgAGTACTCAGAACCCAGCTCAAGCTTCTCATAACCCAGATCAAGCTTCCCAGAACCAAGCTCAAGCTTCTCAGAACCCAGCTCAAGCTTCTGATGTATCAGGCCAGAAGGATCCGGTCGAGTCCAATGCTGATCCAGTTGTAAATGAAGCTCCAAAAGCTAATTCTAAACCCGATGCCAACTGCAGGAATAAGGAGCCAAAGACAACCAAGAAGGTTCCTCCTAACAACTTCCCTTCAAATGTCAAAAGTTTGTTATCAACTGGTATGTTTGATGGAGTCCCTGTGAAGTATGTTTCCTGGTCACGTGAG AAAAATCTTAAAGGAGTTATAAAGGGAACTGGGTATTTGTGTTCCTGTGACGACTGTGACAAATCCAAG GCTCTTAATGCTTATGAGTTTGAGCGTCATGCTAATTGCAAGACCAAACACCCAAATAATCACATTTACTTTGAGAATGGAAAGACCATCTATGCTGTTGTTCAAGAGCTGAAGAACACCCCTCAGGAGATGCTGTTTGATGCAATTCAAAATGTGACAGGTTCTCCAATAAATCAGAAGAATTTCCGGATCTGGAAAG CATCATATCAAGCTGCCACCCGTGAACTTCAGCGCATCTATGGAAAGGATGAAGTTACCTTGCCATCTTGA